The Candidatus Methylomirabilota bacterium DNA segment CCCGTCGCACTGACGGCGCTCAAGGCGCTCCTGCGCGCGAGGCAGACGGTGGACGCGGGCGTGACCACGGTGCGGGATCTCGGCGGGCGCGAGTACGTCGAGCTCGCCGTGCGCCGCGCCGTCGCCGAGGGGCTCTTCCCCGGGCCCCGCATCCTCGCCGCGGGGCGCCCAATCTGCATGACCGGCGGCCACGGCAACTTCCTCGGGCGCGAGGCCGACGGCCCCGACGACGCGCGCAAGGCGGTGCGCGAGCAGCTCAAGGCGGGCGTCGATGTGATCAAGCTCATCGCGACGGGCGGTGTGATGACGCCGGGGGTCGAGCCGGGCTCGCCGCAGCTGACGCTCGAGGAGATGCGCGCCGCCGTCGAAGAAGCTCGGAAGGCGGGACGGCTCGCTGCCGCCCACGCACAGGGCGCCTCCGGGATCGCCGACGCCGTCGAGGCCGGCATCACGACAATCGAGCACGGCATTTTCCTGACCGACGAGATCATCGCGTCCATGAATCGCAAGGGCGTGTTCCTCGTGCCGACGCTGGCGGCGCCCTCCGCCATCTCCGCGGGCGGGCTCGCCGCCGGCATCCCCGACTTCATGGTGCGGAAGTCCGACGCCGTGATCCCGCACCACATCGCGAGCTTCCAGCGCGCGGCCAAGGCCGGGGTGCGCATCGCGGCCGGCGCCGACTCGGGCACGCCGCTCAATTTCCACGGCAGCCTCCTGCCCGAGCTCGAGCTGATGGTCAAGTACGGCATGACGCCGCTCGAGGCGATCCGCTCGGCGACCTCGGTGGCGGCCGAAGCGCTGGGGTTGGGCGGCGAGACCGGCCGGATAGCACCAGGGTACGCGGCCGATCTCCTTGCGGTGGCCGGGCAGCCCGCCGAGCGCATCGGCGCCCTCGCCGACGTCCGTCTCGTCATGGCGCGCGGTGCCGTCGTGAAGACGCTGTGATCGCCGTCCGGCCGGCGGCCGAGCGCGGGCACGCCGACCACGGCTGGCTCGACACGCGCCATACGTTTTCGTTCGCCTCGTACCACGACCCCAGGCACATGGGCTTCCGGTCGCTGCGCGTCATCAACGAGGACCGCGTCAAGCCCGGCGAAGGCTTCGGCACGCACGCGCACCGCGACATGGAGATCCTGACCTGGGTGCTCGAGGGCGCCCTCGGGCACAAGGACAACATGGGCAACGGCTCGGTCATCCGGCCGGGGGATCTGCAGCGCATGAGCGCGGGCACGGGGGTGACCCACAGCGAGTTCAACCCGTCGC contains these protein-coding regions:
- a CDS encoding amidohydrolase family protein, which codes for METLVLMGASVIDGTGAEPVRGRAVVVEGGRIASVVDEASAPRGRRIDLSGCTLLPGLINCHVHLCLGAEADPVRVLRDEPVALTALKALLRARQTVDAGVTTVRDLGGREYVELAVRRAVAEGLFPGPRILAAGRPICMTGGHGNFLGREADGPDDARKAVREQLKAGVDVIKLIATGGVMTPGVEPGSPQLTLEEMRAAVEEARKAGRLAAAHAQGASGIADAVEAGITTIEHGIFLTDEIIASMNRKGVFLVPTLAAPSAISAGGLAAGIPDFMVRKSDAVIPHHIASFQRAAKAGVRIAAGADSGTPLNFHGSLLPELELMVKYGMTPLEAIRSATSVAAEALGLGGETGRIAPGYAADLLAVAGQPAERIGALADVRLVMARGAVVKTL